The genomic stretch TTGACGTGACCGGTCTTGATGTCGTCGCGCGTCGTACCGCCTACGAGCGGCGTGAAGACCTCGTTCGACTCACCAAACGCACCATGGCAACTGGCGCAGTGTGCTTCCCACACCTCGATGCCCTGATCGACCGTTCCCTTGCCCTTCGGGAGGCCGGTGAAGTCGGGGCGGACATCGATATCCCAAGCCTTCACTTCGGCTGGCGTGGCTGCCCGGCCAAGGCCGGGGTAGCGATCAAAGGCAGCTGCGGGGGCGACCAGCCCGGCGGTCGCAGCGACGACAGCGAGCACGGACAGTGTCTTAGAGAACCTGGACATTGCTCACCTCCCCCGACTCGACCACCTTCCATGACTGGATGGCATTGTTGTGATAGATGGACTTGGTGCCGCGTGCAGCGCGCAACTGTCCGTAGCCCGGCTGCACGAAACCGGATTCGTCCGTCGCGCGCGACTGCAGGATGGCGGGTTTGCCATCCCACACCCAGTCAATGTTGAAGCGGGTCACCGCCTTCGACAGCACCGGCGTTTCCAGGCGCGCCTGGCGCCAGTTGATGCCACCATCGACCGACACATCGACGCGGGTGACCTTGCCACGACCTGACCACGCCATGCCCGATATATTGTAGAAACCCTTGTCGAGCAGAATCTGACCGCCGGACGGTGTCGTGATGACGGACTTGCACTCCTGCACCGAGGTGTATTGCCGGTGCTGTCCATCGGGCATCAGATCCATGTAATGAACGGCCTCGTCCTTCGTGGCCCAGGGCATGTCGCCCACTTCGATGCGGCGCAGCCACTTGACCCAGCTCACGCCCTGCACCCCAGGCACCACCAGGCGCAAGGGGTAACCGTTTTCCGGGCGCAGCATCTCGCCGTTCATGCCGTAAGCCACCAGCACCTCGCCGGACTCGACCAGTTCCATCGGAATGGTGCGGGTCATCGACGAGCCGTCAGCCCCCTCGGCGAGAATGAAGCGCCCCTTCTTGTAGTCGGCGCCACACATGTCGAGAATGGCCTTCAGCGGCACACCGGTGAATTCCGAACAGGACAGCATGCCATGGCTGTACTGCACCGTGGGCACCGCCACATTGCCCCATTCCATGCCGGTGTTCGCACCGCATTCGATGAAATGTACCCTCGACACCGAAGGCAGCCGCATGATGTCGTCCATGGTGAACACCGAACTGGACTTCACCAGACCGTTGATCATCAAGCGGTGCTTTGAGGGATCGATGTCGTGCCAGCCCTGGTGGTGACGTTCGAAATGCAACCCTGACGGGGTGATGATCCCGAACAAGCCCTGCAGTGGCGTGAAGGCGACCGAAGAGCCACCGACCCGGGTCAGACCCGGGCTTTCGCGCCGCACCAGGCCACGCTCGTACTTCGACGGCAGTCCATAGGGATTTGCTGCCACCGGCAGCCCGAGGCTTGTGGACCACGGCGGAAGGTTGAGGATCGCCGGATCCCCTTCACCTGCCGCGCGCGCCACGGCAGGTGCCATCATCGCAGCACTGGCGCCGATGAACGCCTTGCGCAAGAAATCACGCCTCCCCTCCTTTACCGACTGAATATCCTCGTCGGTCAGGAAGTTTTCTGGCGCTGGTCTCACCCGACCGAGCCGGAACTCACTGTTTTCCATGCCTACGCTCCCCTCTGCATTCGATCACTCGTATTTTTTGATGATGCGCATCATTCAATGCCCCGAGCCGAGATCCTGCTCGAGCCTGAGCAACTCCTCACGCTGCGGCGCCGACATGTCGCCGCGCGAAGCGATACTCACGCACACCGTGCGACACAGATCGGCGAAGTTCGGATCGATGATCCGGTAGATGACCTGAGCGCCATCGCGACGACGATCCAGCACCCCTGCGCGATACAACAGATTCAGGTGACGCGAGGCATTCGCCTGCGTCAGCCCGATCGCCTCCACGACCTCATTGACCGCACGCTCCTCACTGCACAGACAGTGAAGAATCTTGAGTCGAGTGGGCTCCGCCAGCAGTCCAAAGTACTCAGCCACGCTTTCGAAGACCTTGTGCAACTCGTTCATGACGCGATTGGCCTTATGCACTGATTGAATCAATCTATAACCATACACGTATATGGTCAACTACTAATATTTGTGCATTGCGCAAAAATCATCTTTGCGAAAAATCCCGAAGGAATACGCAGAAAACGGTGCTTTGAATGCGAAACAGCTGGGATATACTGATTTGGCGAAGTGCCTTTCGAGCGCAAGACACGCGCCCGCACGTGGCCGCAGCGCCGGTCGATGGCGTTCGCACACACCAAGAAATCAAGAGGAGGAAGACGTGAACGCCAAACTTGCACTCACCACACTGTGCCTGGCAAGCCTCGCCGGGCTCGCGCACGCGAAAGACCAGGACCCCCACTTGGCGCGCAACCTTGCGGCAACCTGCGCCAACTGTCACGGCACCAGCGGCAAGAGCCTCGGTGGCATGGAAAGCCTCGCGGGCGAGCCCAAGGAAAAGCTCCTGCAAAAACTCGCCGACTTCCGCTCTGGCGCAAAACCGGCCTCGATCATGCACCAGATCTCCAAGGGTTACACCGAAGAGCAACTCGACATGATCGCCGCGTATTACGCAGCGATGAAGTAAGAACCGGGGGAGAAAACAATGCAGAACAGACGCGAATTCCTGAAATCAGCCGGCATGCTTGGTGCCGGCTCCACCCTGCTTGGGCTCGCCGGCTGTGCGGGCATGGCCCGTGGTTCGGGCGGACATGTGGTGGTGGTCGGCGGCGGGTATGGCGGCGCCACGGTCGCCAAATATCTTCGTATGTGGAGCGAAGGCCGGGTCAGTGTCACGCTGATCGAGCGCAACACCGAGTTCGTCTCCTGCCCGATGTCGAACCTCGTCATCGGCGGACTGAAAAACATGGCCGACATCACCATCAGCTATGACAATCTGCGCACGCGCTGGGGTGTAAAGGTCATCACCGATGAAGTGCTCGCGCTCGATGCGACCAAACGTACCATCAGTACCGCACGGAACGGCACCATCGCATACGACCG from Parazoarcus communis encodes the following:
- a CDS encoding ArsR/SmtB family transcription factor; amino-acid sequence: MNELHKVFESVAEYFGLLAEPTRLKILHCLCSEERAVNEVVEAIGLTQANASRHLNLLYRAGVLDRRRDGAQVIYRIIDPNFADLCRTVCVSIASRGDMSAPQREELLRLEQDLGSGH
- a CDS encoding c-type cytochrome — protein: MNAKLALTTLCLASLAGLAHAKDQDPHLARNLAATCANCHGTSGKSLGGMESLAGEPKEKLLQKLADFRSGAKPASIMHQISKGYTEEQLDMIAAYYAAMK
- the soxC gene encoding sulfite dehydrogenase, whose translation is MENSEFRLGRVRPAPENFLTDEDIQSVKEGRRDFLRKAFIGASAAMMAPAVARAAGEGDPAILNLPPWSTSLGLPVAANPYGLPSKYERGLVRRESPGLTRVGGSSVAFTPLQGLFGIITPSGLHFERHHQGWHDIDPSKHRLMINGLVKSSSVFTMDDIMRLPSVSRVHFIECGANTGMEWGNVAVPTVQYSHGMLSCSEFTGVPLKAILDMCGADYKKGRFILAEGADGSSMTRTIPMELVESGEVLVAYGMNGEMLRPENGYPLRLVVPGVQGVSWVKWLRRIEVGDMPWATKDEAVHYMDLMPDGQHRQYTSVQECKSVITTPSGGQILLDKGFYNISGMAWSGRGKVTRVDVSVDGGINWRQARLETPVLSKAVTRFNIDWVWDGKPAILQSRATDESGFVQPGYGQLRAARGTKSIYHNNAIQSWKVVESGEVSNVQVL